A stretch of the Lolium perenne isolate Kyuss_39 chromosome 3, Kyuss_2.0, whole genome shotgun sequence genome encodes the following:
- the LOC127341249 gene encoding protein NETWORKED 1B-like — protein sequence MKPPLERNPSKKRHSWWWDSHISPKNSKWLAENLEEMDKQVKEMVQLIEEDGDSFAKKAQMYYQRRPMLITHVENFYRMYRALAERYDNVTGELRKNIPSRMQSQGSLTGSECGSERLRSPSPSPSPSPELQRSWTREQSPRAAGFDFFLSSKSNDTPPSRKDPESASQSESDAKSEDGEDDSIAYTLHQKIIELEDDLSAANRKLLDANEKLEGFEEKSLRCHCDCKENGNGVGQATRARDIQGELEDAAVLTEEHSRLLEQNKALEAEIANLKEEMASARQRFDDKISESDAEISRYRLELAAASEKLLQEKSANIAEVGKLQETIKSTRRRLEELSEEKSLVEEQVKQLEEASAEAEKHIQELVHAAEMLSEDKFRHEAEVLTLRQSIEDLKPEFERISEEKSLLKSWFTDLERVVERGRSVVME from the exons ATGAAGCCACCTTTGGAAAGAAACCCATCCAAGAAGCGCCATTCTTGGTGGTGGGACAGTCACATCAGCCCCAAGAACTCGAAATGGCTTGCGGAAAACCTTGAAG AAATGGATAAACAAGTGAAAGAAATGGTGCAGCTTATCGAGGAGGACGGCGACTCCTTTGCAAAGAAAGCACAGATGTACTACCAGAGGCGTCCGATGCTCATCACCCACGTCGAGAACTTCTACCGGATGTACCGTGCTCTAGCCGAGCGCTACGACAACGTCACTGGCGAGCTGCGAAAGAACATCCCTTCCAGGATGCAGTCGCAGGGATCTCTAACCGGTTCCGAGTGCGGTTCAGAGCGCCTaaggtcgccgtcgccgtcgccgtcaccATCTCCCGAGCTGCAGAGGTCCTGGACAAGGGAGCAGAGCCCCAGAGCCGCCGGCTTCGACTTCTTCCTGAGCAGCAAGAGCAACGACACGCCGCCGTCGAGGAAGGATCCCGAGTCGGCTTCGCAGTCAGAGTCCGATGCCAAGTCTGAAGACGGTGAGGATGATAGCATTGCGTACACATTGCATCAGAAGATTATCGAGCTTGAGGATGATCTCAGTGCGGCAAACCGGAAACTGCTTGATGCAAACGAAAAGCTCGAGGGTTTCGAGGAGAAGAGCCTGAGGTGCCACTGTGATTGCAAGGAAAATGGGAACGGTGTCGGTCAAGCCACACGAGCTAGAGACATTCAGGGAGAGCTCGAAGACGCCGCAGTTTTGACAGAAGAGCACTCTAGGTTGCTGGAACAAAACAAGGCACTGGAAGCTGAAATCGCCAATCTGAAGGAAGAAATGGCTTCAGCCAGACAGCGTTTCGACGACAAGATCTCTGAGAGCGATGCCGAGATCAGCAGGTACAGGTTGGAGCTCGCCGCTGCATCCGAGAAGCTGCTGCAAGAGAAGTCCGCCAACATCGCAGAGGTCGGTAAGCTGCAAGAAACGATCAAGAGCACCAGGCGCAGGCTGGAGGAACTTTCTGAAGAGAAATCTCTGGTGGAGGAGCAGGTGAAGCAGCTGGAGGAGGCGAGCGCTGAAGCGGAAAAGCACATTCAGGAGCTGGTCCATGCTGCTGAGATGCTCTCGGAGGATAAGTTCAGACACGAAGCCGAGGTCCTGACGTTGCGGCAGAGCATCGAGGATCTGAAACCAGAATTTGAGAGGATTTCTGAAGAGAAATCGTTGctgaagtcgtggttcacggatcTGGAGCGTGTCGTCGAGCGGGGAAGGAGCGTTGTCATGGAATAA
- the LOC127341248 gene encoding uncharacterized protein: MKRMHRMPTRKAHSWWWDSHISPKNNKWLADNLEEMDKQVKDMLKLIEDDGDSFAKKAEMYYQRRPLLVTHVENFYRMYRALAERYDNVTGELRKNMPSTLESQGSGISESDSEAQSTSLSPQSSFEKKSSKKKNKKGSDGSSSSSSSESDSDVDEGKQKNGNVLSHALNGRINELEDELKEANEKLEALEEKNLRCQCENLEKKLLASQSEINSLQKDLEEKVRSFESIKEISSGREDFEAAALENKNTISELEGEMASAAKHYEAQLSSRDLEIEKCKQELEQVSERYSHDKSTLETEIRKLEEVVQNYERDLANVSQEKLLLEAEVMELEQTSHSLHDSSAEIVKLQEVIKDLQAKLENGSNEKRVLEERVIEFEQVQRELEVSRAETVELQTTIKKLKADLEGALEEKSVLEGSVKDLEQAVARNLEQFSLEKSSLSAERVKLSEINASLEDKLTSAEAQLKQLQAEKGVVSAESEKLISELNQDIANLKTQLELLSSEKAAVDNKVSSMLSDITTRDEKMKEMGSHLDQLHLEHVKLIAEADAATKSVSDLSARVRELEEEVEKQKLMVFDSAEGKREAIRQLCFSLEHYRDGYQQLRQALQGHKRPMVMAT, translated from the exons ATGAAGCGCATGCATAGAATGCCAACAAGGAAGGCCCATTCATGGTGGTGGGACAGTCATATTAGTCCCAAAAACAACAAATGGCTAGCTGATAATCTAGAAG AGATGGATAAGCAAGTTAAAGATATGCTGAAGCTCATCGAGGATGATGGGGATTCATTTGCAAAGAAGGCTGAGATGTATTACCAACGGCGTCCTTTGCTTGTCACTCATGTTGAAAATTTCTATCGCATGTATCGTGCTCTTGCTGAGCGTTATGACAATGTGACTGGGGAATTACGGAAGAACATGCCATCAACTCTTGAATCACAGGGCTCAGGTATATCTGAATCTGACTCTGAGGCACAGTCAACCTCCCTATCCCCCCAGTCTAGCTTCGAAAAAAAGAGCTCAAAGAAGAAGAATAAAAAGGGGagtgatggatcatcatcatcttcttcttccgaATCTGATTCTGATGTCGATGAAGGGAAACAAAAAAATGGCAATGTGCTTTCTCATGCACTGAATGGACGAATTAATGAGCTAGAAGATGAGCTTAAGGAAGCAAATGAAAAACTTGAGGCACTTGAGGAAAAGAATTTGCGTTGCCAATGTGAAAACCTTGAGAAGAAGTTGCTGGCTTCACAATCAGAAATCAATAGCCTTCAGAAGGATCTTGAAGAAAAGGTCCGTTCTTTCGAGAGTATCAAAGAAATCAGCAGTGGAAGGGAGGACTTTGAAGCTGCAGCTCTGGAAAACAAGAACACAATTAGTGAATTGGAAGGAGAAATGGCTTCAGCAGCTAAGCATTATGAGGCTCAACTTTCATCTCGTGATCTTGAAATTGAGAAGTGCAAGCAGGAGCTTGAGCAAGTATCTGAGAGGTATTCCCATGATAAGTCTACTCTTGAGACTGAAATCAGAAAGCTCGAAGAAGTGGTCCAGAACTATGAGCGAGACTTAGCGAATGTGTCGCAAGAGAAATTGCTGCTTGAGGCCGAGGTTATGGAGCTTGAACAAACATCTCACAGCCTACATGATTCATCGGCTGAGATTGTAAAGCTACAAGAAGTAATCAAGGATCTGCAAGCAAAATTGGAAAATGGTTCAAATGAGAAGAGAGTGCTTGAGGAACGTGTTATCGAGTTTGAGCAAGTTCAGAGGGAGTTGGAGGTTTCGAGGGCTGAAACCGTGGAGCTACAAACTACAATCAAGAAACTGAAAGCTGACCTGGAAGGAGCACTTGAGGAGAAATCAGTGTTGGAGGGTTCTGTCAAGGACCTGGAACAGGCTGTTGCACGTAATTTGGAGCAATTCTCTCTCGAGAAGTCCTCTCTTAGTGCTGAGAGAGTAAAACTGTCAGAAATTAATGCTTCTCTTGAAGACAAGTTGACATCCGCAGAGGCGCAGCTTAAGCAACTTCAAGCTGAAAAGGGAGTAGTATCTGCTGAGAGTGAGAAGCTGATCTCTGAACTGAATCAAGATATTGCCAATCTTAAGACACAGCTCGAACTACTGTCTTCTGAGAAAGCTGCAGTGGATAATAAGGTGTCTAGTATGCTGAGCGATATCACGACTCGTGATGAAAAGATGAAGGAGATGGGTAGCCACTTGGATCAGCTGCACCTAGAGCATGTCAAGCTGATCGCAGAGGCAGATGCTGCCACGAAGTCTGTGTCTGATCTGAGCGCACGGGTCCGTGAGCTCGAGGAAGAGGTTGAGAAGCAGAAGCTTATGGTCTTCGACAGCGCTGAAGGGAAGCGGGAGGCAATCAGGCAGCTGTGCTTCTCTCTCGAGCACTACCGCGACGGGTATCAGCAGCTGCGGCAAGCTCTGCAAGGCCACAAGAGGCCAATGGTGATGGCAACATGA